The following proteins come from a genomic window of Mucinivorans hirudinis:
- a CDS encoding Putative dihydroxyacetone kinase, dihydroxyacetone binding subunit, whose protein sequence is MKTKFINETNNITAELLEGYVMAFKDQVKLGAENIVVRANPKSQDKVAIVAFGGSGHEPAVSGFVGEGMLDCSVVGDIFAAPGAQRLFQGIQMMQRPAGILLLILNHSGDVMSGNMAKQLAERMGIKVASIMTHDDISAGLDAADDDRRGLAGAVVMYKVLGAAAEEGKSLDELMEIGERLNKNIATLAVAMRACTHPQNGATITELPDGMMEVGMGQHGEAGSGGAQPLVSADATAEFMVSMLMKKLDVKAGEKVVLYINGVGSSTLMEQLIVYRAAAKYLESAGAVIVDGYAGELLTVQEQAGFQMILAKLDDDHVDYLKNYPSNAPYWTRK, encoded by the coding sequence ATGAAAACAAAATTCATAAACGAAACTAATAACATCACCGCTGAACTTTTGGAAGGGTATGTGATGGCATTCAAAGACCAAGTAAAACTTGGTGCGGAAAATATCGTGGTACGCGCTAATCCAAAGTCTCAAGATAAGGTTGCTATCGTGGCTTTCGGCGGCTCGGGACACGAACCTGCCGTGAGCGGCTTTGTTGGCGAAGGTATGTTGGACTGTTCGGTCGTGGGTGATATTTTTGCTGCACCGGGTGCGCAACGTCTCTTCCAAGGTATTCAAATGATGCAACGCCCTGCGGGTATTCTATTGCTGATTCTCAACCACTCAGGCGATGTGATGAGCGGTAATATGGCGAAGCAACTCGCTGAGCGTATGGGTATTAAAGTTGCCTCTATTATGACGCACGATGACATTTCGGCAGGTCTGGATGCTGCGGACGACGACCGTCGTGGACTTGCCGGAGCAGTTGTTATGTATAAAGTTCTGGGTGCGGCTGCCGAAGAGGGTAAGTCTCTCGATGAGCTTATGGAGATTGGCGAGCGTCTGAACAAAAACATTGCCACGCTGGCTGTGGCGATGCGTGCTTGCACCCACCCACAAAATGGCGCAACCATTACTGAACTACCCGATGGTATGATGGAAGTTGGTATGGGTCAGCACGGTGAGGCTGGTTCGGGTGGTGCTCAACCATTGGTCTCGGCTGACGCTACTGCGGAATTTATGGTGTCGATGTTGATGAAAAAACTCGATGTAAAAGCGGGTGAAAAGGTTGTGCTTTACATCAATGGCGTTGGTTCTTCGACACTTATGGAGCAGCTAATCGTATATCGTGCGGCAGCTAAGTACCTAGAGTCGGCGGGTGCGGTTATTGTTGATGGTTATGCCGGTGAGTTGCTTACAGTACAGGAACAGGCCGGCTTCCAAATGATTCTTGCTAAGTTGGATGACGACCACGTAGATTATCTCAAAAATTATCCTTCAAACGCACCTTATTGGACACGGAAATAA
- a CDS encoding D-lyxose isomerase, which translates to MLFACESKKEKDCCEKENQTKCEKEMKAPYTKKYTNADFYKDGVFQPEVAKKAFYEMFEYYGYPVTDFVEKEAWYTDFGMGDFENCGMGGIFFVNDPEAGYFAHDIYLLPGQMIPEHSHVATKFPAKMETWMVRNGSCYNFTELGEPKADAEKIIPASQLATTKSKNYVVQNVGDIIHLGKIGSWHFLLAGENGAIVHEWANYHDGAGLRFTNPKAKL; encoded by the coding sequence ATGCTCTTCGCCTGTGAGAGCAAAAAAGAGAAGGATTGCTGCGAAAAAGAGAATCAAACCAAATGTGAAAAAGAGATGAAAGCTCCCTACACCAAAAAGTACACCAACGCCGATTTCTATAAGGATGGCGTTTTTCAACCTGAAGTAGCAAAGAAAGCGTTCTATGAAATGTTTGAGTATTATGGTTATCCTGTAACCGACTTTGTTGAAAAAGAGGCGTGGTATACCGACTTTGGTATGGGTGATTTCGAAAATTGCGGTATGGGAGGTATCTTTTTTGTGAATGACCCCGAAGCAGGATATTTTGCTCACGACATCTATCTGCTTCCCGGTCAGATGATTCCTGAACATTCGCACGTTGCCACGAAATTCCCCGCAAAGATGGAAACTTGGATGGTACGCAATGGTTCGTGCTACAATTTTACTGAGTTGGGTGAGCCTAAAGCCGACGCTGAGAAAATCATTCCTGCGTCACAACTTGCTACTACAAAGTCTAAAAACTATGTGGTTCAGAATGTTGGCGACATTATCCACTTGGGTAAAATTGGCAGCTGGCACTTCCTGCTTGCGGGCGAAAATGGTGCTATTGTTCACGAATGGGCAAACTACCACGACGGTGCGGGTCTGAGATTTACTAATCCTAAAGCTAAATTATAA
- a CDS encoding Autoinducer 2 (AI-2) aldolase LsrF, giving the protein MADMDGILENKDKDYGIGIPVETKSYFLKGLDGTDWGLRDRMARIFRPATGRTVMLAFDHGYIMGPTSGLERLDLGIVPLIKYADSLMCTRGSLRSVVPADSNKAICLRYSAGSSILTELNNECLIDIVDAVRLNASAMAVMISMGGTYEALTIKNLVQAADYGYKYGIPTMGVTAVGKEMARDAKYFGLASRVAAENGANIVKTYYCDGFEKVVNACPVPIVIAGGKKLEELEALDLCYKAINEGAAGVDMGRNVFQSSKPEAMIQAVSAVVHDGLTPAQAFEMFNDL; this is encoded by the coding sequence ATGGCAGATATGGATGGAATCCTTGAAAACAAGGATAAAGATTACGGAATTGGTATACCCGTTGAAACTAAATCATACTTTTTGAAAGGGTTGGATGGTACGGACTGGGGTTTGCGCGATAGGATGGCACGCATTTTCCGCCCCGCAACCGGTCGTACTGTAATGTTGGCGTTTGACCACGGCTATATTATGGGTCCGACTTCGGGTTTGGAACGCTTAGACCTTGGCATTGTACCGCTTATAAAATATGCCGACTCGCTGATGTGTACACGCGGTTCGTTACGCTCGGTAGTACCTGCCGACTCGAACAAGGCGATATGTTTGCGATACTCGGCAGGCTCGTCGATTCTTACGGAACTCAATAACGAGTGCCTGATTGATATTGTGGATGCGGTACGACTGAACGCTTCGGCGATGGCTGTAATGATTTCTATGGGAGGAACATACGAGGCTCTAACCATCAAAAACTTGGTGCAGGCTGCCGATTATGGCTACAAGTATGGTATTCCCACGATGGGAGTTACGGCTGTGGGTAAGGAGATGGCACGCGATGCTAAGTATTTCGGTTTGGCTTCGCGCGTTGCGGCAGAGAATGGTGCTAACATTGTAAAGACCTACTACTGTGACGGCTTTGAAAAGGTTGTTAATGCCTGTCCCGTACCCATTGTGATTGCCGGCGGAAAAAAACTCGAAGAGTTGGAGGCGCTTGATTTGTGCTACAAGGCTATCAATGAGGGTGCTGCAGGCGTTGATATGGGGCGCAACGTTTTCCAAAGCAGCAAACCCGAGGCGATGATTCAAGCTGTGTCGGCAGTGGTGCACGATGGACTGACCCCTGCGCAAGCGTTTGAGATGTTTAATGATTTGTAA
- a CDS encoding Putative dihydroxyacetone kinase, ADP-binding subunit, with protein MEKITIADFQRMIGAAYTNIKSRAEEFSKLDAALGDGDHGEAIETAFKVIARASEKGGNFKGLLGDMGFAVMLETSGSTSTLLGGFLLGMSDNVPAAEEIDADELKKMFAGGLLGVQKNTKAAIGDKTMMDALIPAVEAIETCQSNDINEVLRVGADAALKGVEATVNMKANFGRARNLGDKTIGHPDAGATSWASMFESFAGAL; from the coding sequence ATGGAAAAAATAACGATTGCCGACTTCCAGCGAATGATTGGGGCGGCCTATACTAATATTAAGAGTCGTGCCGAAGAGTTTTCAAAACTTGATGCGGCTCTGGGTGACGGCGACCACGGCGAGGCTATCGAAACAGCTTTCAAGGTAATTGCAAGGGCATCTGAAAAGGGTGGAAACTTCAAAGGGTTATTGGGAGATATGGGTTTCGCCGTGATGCTGGAAACAAGTGGTTCAACCTCTACGCTGCTTGGCGGATTCCTGCTCGGAATGTCGGATAATGTGCCTGCTGCTGAGGAGATTGACGCTGACGAGTTGAAAAAAATGTTTGCGGGTGGGTTGTTGGGAGTCCAAAAAAACACCAAGGCTGCGATTGGAGACAAAACGATGATGGATGCTCTGATTCCGGCAGTTGAAGCCATCGAGACTTGTCAATCAAATGATATTAATGAGGTTTTGAGAGTCGGCGCAGATGCTGCATTGAAGGGTGTGGAGGCTACCGTTAATATGAAGGCAAACTTCGGACGTGCTCGCAACCTTGGTGACAAGACTATTGGACACCCAGATGCAGGTGCAACCTCTTGGGCTTCAATGTTTGAGAGTTTCGCAGGTGCTTTATAG